A region of the Deltaproteobacteria bacterium genome:
GGCTCTACGCGCAGGATCGCTGGGGCGTGCTGCTGATCTTCCAGGCGATGGATGCGGCGGGCAAGGACGGCACGATCAAGCACGTGATGTCGGGAGTGAATCCGCAGGGCGTGCAGGTGTACTCGTTCAAGGCGCCGTCCAGCGAGGAGCTCGACCACGACTACCTGTGGCGCGCGAAGAAGGCGCTGCCGGAGCGCGGCCGGATCGGGATCTTCAACCGCTCCTACTACGAGGACGTGCTGGTGGTGCGCGTGCACCCGGAGCTGTTGCAGAAGAGCAATCTTCCCCCCGGGCTGATCACGAAGGACATCTGGGAGCAGCGCTTCGAGGACATCGTCGCGTTCGAGCGCTACCTGGCGCGAAACGGCTACCTGATCCTGAAGTTCTTCCTGCACGTGTCGCGCGCGGAGCAGAAGCGGCGCTTCCTGGACCGGCTGGAGCAGCCGGCGAAGAACTGGAAATTCTCCACGGCCGACGCAGAGGAGCGCAAGCACTGGGACGACTACATGTCGGCCTACGAGGACATGATCCAGCACACCGCGACCGAGCACGCGCCCTGGTACGTGGTGCCCGCCGACCACAAGTGGTTCACGCGGCTGGTCGTGGCGTCGGCGGTGATCGACGCGCTCGAGGCGATCGACCTGCGCTTCCCGGAGGTCGACGCCGCCAAGCGCCGTGAGCTCGCGGTGGTGAAGGCCGCGCTCGAACGCGAGAAGGGCTGATACGATCGCGAGATGCACCCGGGACCGGCGCTGCTCGGCATCGTGGCGGTCGCGCTGGTGGTCTCGGGAATCGGGCCCACGGACCGCGCGACCTGGTGGCTCGAGGTCTCGCCGGTGCTGATCGGCGCGCCGCTGCTCATCGCGACGTGGCGGCGCGCCCCGCCCTCGCGCCTGCTCGCCTGGCTGCTCGGCGCGCATGCGTTGATCCTGATCCTCGGCGGCCACTACACCTACGCGATGGTGCCGCCCGGGTTCTGGGTGCAGGACGCGCTCGGGCTCGCGCGCAATCACTACGACCGGCTCGGCCACCTCGCGCAGGGCTTCGTGCCGGCGATCCTCGCGCGCGAGGTCCTGCTGCGCTGCTCGGTGCTGGAGCGCGGCGGCTGGCAGTTCTTCCTGGTCACCTGCGTGGTGCTCGCGTTCAGCGCCTTCTACGAGCTGCTCGAGTGGTGGACGGCGCTCGTGGCGGGAAGCGCGGCGACGGCGTTTCTCGGCACGCAGGGCGACGTCTGGGACACGCAGTGGGACATGTTCCTGGCCCTGGTCGGCGCGCTCGCCGCGCAGCTACTGCTCGCGCGCGCTCACGACCGCTCGCTCCGAGAGGTGTTTCGATGACGAGAATTCCGCACGCGCAGTTCCGACCGCACCCGTGGCACGGGCTCGCGGTCGGTGAGGATCCGCCGCGGATCGTCTCCGCGTACGTCGAGATCACGCCCTTCGACCTGGTGAAGTACGAGGTCGATAAAACGACCGGCTACCTGCGCGTCGATCGCCCGCAGCGCACGTCGTCGTCGCCGCCCACGCTGTACGGCTTCATCCCGCGGACCTACTGCGGAGCGCGAATCTCCGCTCTCTCGCCCGGATCGAAGCGCGGCGACGGCGACCCGCTCGACATCTGCGTGGTGAGCGAGCGGCCGATCGCGAAGTCCGAAGTCATTGTCTCCGCGCGCGTGGTCGGCGGATTTCGCATGGTCGATGCCGGCGACGCCGACGACAAGATCATCGCCGTGCTTTGCAGCGACTCGTTCTGGGGCGAAGTGACCACGATCTCGCAGCTTCCGGCGGCGCTGATCGAGCGGCTCCGGCACTACTTCCTGACCTACAAGCTCGTACCCGGGGAGCCGGCGCGGGTCGCGATCGACGAGACCTACGACTCGAGCCACGCGCAAGCCGTCGTGCGAGCCGCGATCGAAGATTACTCGACCGAGTTCGGATCGGCTGTGCCAGAATCGCGCTGATCTACAGCAGAGGGGGTCCTGCCATGGGAATGGTTTCCGAGTTCCAGGCCTTCATCAAACGCGGCAACGTGATGGATCTGGCGGTCGGCGTGATCATCGGCGGCGCGTTCGGGAAGATCGTCACGTCCGTCGTCGGCGACCTGCTGATGCCCGTGATCGGGCTCGTGCTCGGCGGCATCGATTTCACCGGGCTCGCGTTCGCGATCGGCGGAACCGACGAGGCTCCGGTGCTGCTCAAGTACGGCGCGTTCATCCAGGCGCTGATCGACTTCCTGATCATCGCGTTCTGCGTGTTCCTGCTCGTGAAGGGCGTGAACTCGCTGCAGAAGCCCGCGCCCGCGGCGGCTCCTCCGCCGCCTCCGGCCGACGTGGGGCTGCTCACGGAGATCCGCGACCTGCTCCGCTCGCGCTAGCCGCCCGTAGCTCTGCCTGCTCGCGGACGAGGTAGGACTGGATCGCCGCGGCATCCGCCTCGCTGACGACGTCGGCGAAGCTCGCCATGCCAGCGCTCGAAAGCGACCCGCCGCGCACGATCGAGTCGAAGGCTGCGTGTGTCTGCGCGGGCAGTCCGAACAGATCGGGATAGGACGAGAGCCGCGACTCACCGCGGCCTCCGTGACACCTCGCGCAGTGTCGGACGAAGAGTCTCTCGCCGCGAGCGGCCCCTGCGGCGGAGAGATTCGGCAGCACCGGCGGCTCCGGAATCGCGCGGATCTCGCGCGGCCTCGGAAGCGGCGTCGGCCCGCCGCCGAGCTTCCAGGCGAGGATCCGCCCGTAGTTCTCGTACCGCCACGCCGCGCTCTCGCGCGGGTGGACCGACGCGACCGCTCCGCCCAGACCGGCGATCACCGCCACGTACTGCTCGCCGTCGATCTGGTAGCTCACCGGCGCGGCCATGATCGCGGTGCCGACCTCGATCTCGGCGAGTCGCGTGCCGGTGTCGGCGCGGTACAGCGCGAGCCGGCCCGCGGACGTCCCCTGCACGACCAGATTTCCGGCGGTCGCGAGCACGCCTCCGCCCGCGTACTGCTCGCTCCCGACCGGGACGCGGAACCGCTCCCGCTGCGCGACGGGATCCCAGGCGATCAGGAGCTCGCGCGTCTCCAGCCTCGTGCGCTCGGGCTCCGGGAGCCGCTCCGCGCTCGCGCCGTAGATCGCGACCGAGCCCAGATTCAGCTCGCCCGGCGCGAAGCGCCAGAAGGGCTCGTTCGCCATCACCATGCCCTGCTCGCGCGCCGGAATGTAGACGAGCCCCGTCACCGGACTGAACGCCATCGGCTGCCAGTTGTGCGCTCCCGCCTGGGTCGGAAACACGATCGCCGGCGCGTTGCGGTACGAGGCGGTCGCGCTGGCGACCGGACGTCCGCTCGCGTCGATCCCGCTCGCCCAGCTCACGGGCACGAACGGCCGCGCCGAGATCAGCTCCCCGGTCTCGCGGTCGAGCACGTAGAAGAAGCCGTTCTTCGGCGCCTGCAGGATCACCTTTCGCGCGACGCCGCCGATCGGAAGCTCCGCGAGGATCAGGTTCTGCGTCGCGGTGTAGTCCCAGCTCTCGCCCGGCGTGGTCTGGTAGTGCCAGATCAAGCGCCCGTCGTCGGGATCGAGCGCGAGGATCGAGGCGAGATACAGGTTGTCACCGCCCGACGGGCTGCGCAGCCAGACCGGATAGGGCGTGCCGTTTCCGGTGCCGACGTAGAGCCGGTCGAGCTCGGGGTCGTAGACCATCTCGCCCCAGACCGTTCCGCCGAGGCCCGACTCCCAGCTCGAGTCGCGGTCCCAGGTCTCGAGCGCGGCCGCGATCTCGGGGTGCTCGGGCTCGCCGAGCGCCGGATCGCCCGGAACCGTGAAGAAGCGCCAGGCCTGCGCGCCGGATTCCAGGTCGTAGGCGGTCACGTAGCCGCGCACGCCGAACTCGGCTCCGCTGTTCCCGATCACCACCACGTTCTTCGCGACCTGCGGCGGACCCGTGATCGTGTACGCGCGCGCGCCGCGCTCGATCAGCGTGTCGGTCCTCCACAGCTCCCGGCCGGTGCTCGCGTCGAGCGCGACCAGGAAGCCGTCGAGCGTGCCGACGTACACGCGTCCGCGCCAGACCGCGACGCCGCGGTTCACCACGTCGCAGCAGGCGTGGCGCGCGTAGCCGCCGTCCACCTCGGGGTCGTAGCGCCAGCGCTCGGCGCCGGTCTTCGCGTCCACCGCGAAGACGGAGCCCCACGGGCCCGAGACGTACAGCACTCCGTCGACGACGATCGGCGTCGCCTCCTGTCCGTGTTCGACGCGGCCGCGGCGCGAGCGCGCCTCGTACTCCCAGGCGAAGCCGAGCTCTGCTGCGTTGTCGGCGTCGATCTGTGCGAGTCGCGAGAAGCGCTCGGCTCGGAAGCCGCCGCCGAGCGCGAGCCACTGCCCGGGCTCGTGCTCGGCGCTTCGCAGCCGCTCGAGATCGACCCGGCCCTC
Encoded here:
- the mscL gene encoding large-conductance mechanosensitive channel protein MscL; translated protein: MGMVSEFQAFIKRGNVMDLAVGVIIGGAFGKIVTSVVGDLLMPVIGLVLGGIDFTGLAFAIGGTDEAPVLLKYGAFIQALIDFLIIAFCVFLLVKGVNSLQKPAPAAAPPPPPADVGLLTEIRDLLRSR
- a CDS encoding inorganic pyrophosphatase codes for the protein MTRIPHAQFRPHPWHGLAVGEDPPRIVSAYVEITPFDLVKYEVDKTTGYLRVDRPQRTSSSPPTLYGFIPRTYCGARISALSPGSKRGDGDPLDICVVSERPIAKSEVIVSARVVGGFRMVDAGDADDKIIAVLCSDSFWGEVTTISQLPAALIERLRHYFLTYKLVPGEPARVAIDETYDSSHAQAVVRAAIEDYSTEFGSAVPESR
- a CDS encoding DUF2238 domain-containing protein; this encodes MHPGPALLGIVAVALVVSGIGPTDRATWWLEVSPVLIGAPLLIATWRRAPPSRLLAWLLGAHALILILGGHYTYAMVPPGFWVQDALGLARNHYDRLGHLAQGFVPAILAREVLLRCSVLERGGWQFFLVTCVVLAFSAFYELLEWWTALVAGSAATAFLGTQGDVWDTQWDMFLALVGALAAQLLLARAHDRSLREVFR
- a CDS encoding PQQ-dependent dehydrogenase, methanol/ethanol family → MTARGRVGRALALGLLLASCSEPAPLEGRVDLERLRSAEHEPGQWLALGGGFRAERFSRLAQIDADNAAELGFAWEYEARSRRGRVEHGQEATPIVVDGVLYVSGPWGSVFAVDAKTGAERWRYDPEVDGGYARHACCDVVNRGVAVWRGRVYVGTLDGFLVALDASTGRELWRTDTLIERGARAYTITGPPQVAKNVVVIGNSGAEFGVRGYVTAYDLESGAQAWRFFTVPGDPALGEPEHPEIAAALETWDRDSSWESGLGGTVWGEMVYDPELDRLYVGTGNGTPYPVWLRSPSGGDNLYLASILALDPDDGRLIWHYQTTPGESWDYTATQNLILAELPIGGVARKVILQAPKNGFFYVLDRETGELISARPFVPVSWASGIDASGRPVASATASYRNAPAIVFPTQAGAHNWQPMAFSPVTGLVYIPAREQGMVMANEPFWRFAPGELNLGSVAIYGASAERLPEPERTRLETRELLIAWDPVAQRERFRVPVGSEQYAGGGVLATAGNLVVQGTSAGRLALYRADTGTRLAEIEVGTAIMAAPVSYQIDGEQYVAVIAGLGGAVASVHPRESAAWRYENYGRILAWKLGGGPTPLPRPREIRAIPEPPVLPNLSAAGAARGERLFVRHCARCHGGRGESRLSSYPDLFGLPAQTHAAFDSIVRGGSLSSAGMASFADVVSEADAAAIQSYLVREQAELRAASASGAGRGSP
- a CDS encoding polyphosphate kinase 2 family protein produces the protein MAEKVPKAAREFSRPYRVSSGKKFRLKDVDPDDTAHLETNENAAEYLARGVEILADLQERLYAQDRWGVLLIFQAMDAAGKDGTIKHVMSGVNPQGVQVYSFKAPSSEELDHDYLWRAKKALPERGRIGIFNRSYYEDVLVVRVHPELLQKSNLPPGLITKDIWEQRFEDIVAFERYLARNGYLILKFFLHVSRAEQKRRFLDRLEQPAKNWKFSTADAEERKHWDDYMSAYEDMIQHTATEHAPWYVVPADHKWFTRLVVASAVIDALEAIDLRFPEVDAAKRRELAVVKAALEREKG